The following coding sequences are from one Streptomyces sp. NBC_01294 window:
- a CDS encoding pentapeptide repeat-containing protein — translation MVRKGQQQQTVKAARRPELRLPELAVWEGGGLEPDGDYDGLEFADLDLAGQEGVGSRFMDCAVRRCVLDEAGLAKARFLDSVLDGVRGVGTDLSGASLRDVELVDARLGGVQLHGAVLERVVVRGGKIDYLNLRTARLKDVVFEGCVLVEPDFGGAVLERVEFRDCVLRGVDFSGVRMVDVDLRGAVELGIARGVDALAGAVISAGQLFELAPAMASQLGVRVVP, via the coding sequence ATGGTGCGAAAAGGGCAGCAACAGCAGACGGTGAAGGCGGCGCGGAGGCCGGAGCTGCGGCTGCCGGAGCTGGCGGTCTGGGAAGGGGGCGGGCTGGAGCCGGACGGGGACTACGACGGGCTGGAGTTCGCGGATCTGGACCTGGCGGGGCAGGAGGGGGTCGGGTCCCGGTTCATGGACTGCGCGGTGCGGCGCTGCGTGCTGGACGAGGCGGGGCTGGCGAAGGCGCGGTTCCTGGACTCGGTGCTGGACGGGGTCCGGGGGGTGGGGACCGACCTGTCGGGGGCGTCGCTGCGGGACGTGGAGCTGGTGGACGCCCGGCTGGGCGGGGTGCAGCTCCATGGGGCGGTCCTGGAGCGGGTGGTGGTGCGCGGGGGCAAGATCGACTACCTGAACCTGCGGACGGCGCGGCTCAAGGACGTGGTCTTCGAGGGGTGCGTGCTGGTGGAGCCGGACTTCGGGGGCGCGGTGCTGGAGCGGGTGGAGTTCCGGGACTGCGTGCTGCGGGGGGTGGACTTCAGCGGCGTGCGGATGGTGGATGTGGATCTGCGGGGCGCGGTGGAGCTGGGGATCGCGCGGGGGGTGGACGCGTTGGCCGGGGCGGTGATCAGTGCGGGGCAGCTGTTCGAGCTCGCCCCGGCGATGGCTTCCCAGCTGGGGGTGCGGGTGGTGCCGTAG
- a CDS encoding response regulator transcription factor, translated as MTTILLCDDHVVVRAGLLALLGSEPDIEVVGEAGSGEEAVALAAKLRPDVVLMDLQLGEGIDGVEATRRITALPQPPQPPHVLVLTTYDTDADITRAIGAGATGYLLKAERPEELFAAIHSAAQGRTTLSAPVASRVMAHMRGTRPTLTDRELDILGQLARGLGNRDIARALFISEATVKTHLGRIYDKLGVDTRAGAVSVAKEQRLLPS; from the coding sequence ATGACGACGATCCTGCTCTGCGACGACCACGTGGTGGTCCGCGCCGGACTCCTGGCGCTCCTCGGCAGCGAACCGGACATCGAGGTCGTCGGCGAGGCGGGCAGCGGCGAGGAGGCGGTCGCCCTGGCCGCCAAGCTCCGCCCCGACGTGGTCCTCATGGACCTCCAGCTCGGCGAGGGCATCGACGGCGTCGAGGCCACCCGCCGCATCACGGCGCTCCCGCAGCCCCCGCAGCCTCCGCACGTCCTGGTCCTCACCACCTACGACACCGACGCGGACATCACCCGGGCGATCGGCGCGGGCGCCACCGGCTACCTCCTCAAGGCCGAACGCCCCGAGGAGCTCTTCGCCGCCATCCACTCCGCCGCCCAGGGCCGCACCACCCTCTCGGCGCCGGTCGCCAGCCGTGTGATGGCCCACATGCGCGGCACCCGCCCCACCCTGACCGACCGCGAACTGGACATCCTCGGCCAGCTGGCACGCGGCCTCGGCAACCGCGACATCGCCCGCGCCCTGTTCATCAGCGAAGCCACGGTCAAGACCCACCTGGGCCGCATCTACGACAAACTCGGCGTCGACACCCGCGCGGGCGCCGTCTCGGTGGCGAAGGAACAGCGACTCCTGCCCTCCTGA